The archaeon BMS3Bbin15 DNA segment AAACAATCAGATAATATTGGATTCTGGCAAAATACCAATCATCCATGCCAGAGATAATGCTATTGGAGAAGTAATAGTGACACCAAATGGACATCACTTCCGGGGTGAATATCTTCCCAGGGAAATATGGCCTTATCTAGATAAGTTACATAATGCCAGGACGGCGATAGAGAGACGTTTTGGCATGGATTACAATTATGCCTTGACAATGATGCCACATAAAGGTAAAATATGGGCATACATTTTTATCGGGATGGGGGAGATTTTGCACCAACTTAATGCACTGACTGCATACAAGATTGGAGAACTTAGCCTGATAAGGTCAAGTAGTGCTTTTAGAAGAATTTACAGCAACTTTGATTCAGAAAAAAAACAATGGAATGAAAAAGATGCTTTTCTGAGAATTTCAAGAGGAAATATCATTTATGCCTAAAACTCTGTATATATTATTGGTAGTATCAAATTTTCTATTATGGACATACTCAACTCTAAGACCCCAGGATGAACCATCTCCAACAAGCTTTCTAATCTTCTCTTCCTGAAAACCAGTTACTATAATAACTTCTTTAATACCATTAGAAGCAAAACTTTCAAGTATATAAGAGATAATAGGTTTTTTGCCTACATGAATCAGTGTTTTTGGAGTGTTTTCAGTATAATTTTCCATTCTATTACCTATTTCTGCTGCAAGTACGACTGCTTTCATAACTTTCACTTTTAAATGCTCAGAATGAACTACAATAATATTTTTTGTGATTAAACTTCTCATACAATGGATGCGGGAGTTATTAGCCTATTTTATATTGTAACAAACAAATTTAAAAGCTGATTATGTCTGAGAACCGCTTAAAGGTTGTTCAAATGGAACTGAAGTACCCCCTGACTTATTATGTGTATAGGAGATTTTCTGTACCTATAGCGAAACTATTGATACCCACAGGTATCTCACCCAGTACTATCACCCTCATCTCAACTTTCATTGGATTTCTTGCAGCTTATATGATTGCTACAGGAGAAGCAATTTACGGAGTTGTCCTGCTTTTAATTTCCCAGATACTTGACTGTACTGATGGTGACCTTGCAAGGCTTTCAGGCAGAATAACAAAAAAGGGAGCTTATCTTGATAGAGTTCTCGACAGGTTTGTTGATGTAGCCTTAATAATCGCCCTTATAGCATTGAATCCTGCATACTGGTTTGTAGGAACTCTTGCAATAGCTGGCACATTTCTTGTGAGTGTGACAAGAATAATGGCAGAGGCTGTTGGCGCTGAATGTCAGGTTGGGATTGCCACAAGAGACTTCAGAATTTTGGCAATTGTAATCGGCGTACTTCTGGGACAGATTTATTATCTTCTTATATTCCTTTCAGCTTTTGGATTTATAACTGTATTTCACAGGATGATGTACTCAATGAAACAGATGTGATGCCATGATTTTGAAACACTTCAAACAGATTCTATTACCGGTAGATGTGAGAATACATAGAAATGCACTTGAAAATATCTCAAAGGCCGTAAATAGATATGACTTAAAGAATGTGGTGGTTGTCACCGGTATTAAAACAAATGAAATAGCTGGCATCACTGTGGAAAAACTTCTGACAAGTAGTGGGGAGTGCAGAACAAATAAATTTATTGTTAAAACAGCTTCCAGAGAGGCTGCAAAGAAAATCGAGCAGGAAATAAGAGGAGATTTTGGTGATTATGACGCTGTTTTTGGTGTGGGAGGAGGGAAGATACTGGATGTTGCAAAGGTTGTTGCATACCATTCAAATTCACTTCTAATCAATGTGCCCACCAATGCAGCCCATGATGGCATAGCCTCACCTCTTGCCAGTTTCAAAGAGAAGGGAATGCCAATTTCAATAAAGGCAGCATCTCCAATCTCAATTATCGCTGACCTCGATATTATAAGAAAAAGTCCTGTCAGGCTTCTTAGGTCAGGTTACGGTGACCTGGTCTCAAACCTTGTGGAAGTTAAGGACTGGCTACTTGGCGTTCAGAAAATAGATGAGGATTATGACGAAATTGTGGCAAGCATATCAACCATGCCAGCCATGCTATTACTTAGAAGTGCCAAAGAGCTTGATTTTAGAGATTTTGATTATCTTAAACTCCTGGTTAGAGGATTAATTCTCGGGGGTCTTGCTATAACCATGTATGGCACTTCGAGACCTGTTTCTGGGTCAGCACATAAGTTCAGCCATGCTCTTGACTATCTGCGCTATGGGAAAGGCACTCATGGCGAGCAGGTAGGTATAGGTACTATAATCATGGAGTACCTCCATCAGCACTACTATGGTAAGGGTGACTGGGAACTTATTAAGTACTCTCTTGAAAAGATTCTTGCTCCAACCACTGCCAGAGAGATTGGATTAACAAAAGAGCAGATGATTGAAGCTCTTATGCATGCTAAAAACATAAGACCTTCTCGATACACAATCCTTGAGGACCAGAACCCTTCAAGAAAAGACTTTGAGATATGTCTTGAGAAGACAGGCATAACGAAGTAAGTTACAAAATTTAATATACCTTGGCTAATAGTATAGCCATGAGGTAAATTATGGAAATCACAAATGCTCATGGGGCTGGCGGAAAGATAATGGAGGACTTTATAAAGGAGTTCGTTCTTGGAAGTTTTGAGAGTTCCTCTCTTGGTAGTGTGAATCTCGAGGACCTTGATGATGGCGCAAGTATTACTCTTGAGAACTACGAGGTGGTTGTTACCAGTGACAGCCATACTGTAAAACCTCTCTTTTTTCCAGGTGGAGACATAGGAAAGCTTGCAGCCTGTGGTACAATTAATGACCTTGCCGTAATGGGAGCAAAGCCTATTGCTCTGAGCTGTAATCTTGTGATTGAAGAGGGTTTCAGCAGTAATAAGCTTGGAAAAATCCTTGATTCAATGAACAGAGTTGTGAGGCAGAACAATGCCTTTGTTATATGTGGTGACACAAAGGTAATTGAGAAAGGAAGAGTTGACAAGCTTATTGTTGCTACCACAGGTATAGGAATAGCACCGAAGAATAAGGTTCTGGCCGACTCCTGCGTAAAGCCAGGTGATAAGATAATTGTATCCGGTACTGTGGGTGACCATGGAATAGCGCTTTTAAGCTACAGAGAAGGCTTTACCACAGACTTAATATCAGATGTTGGAAGTGTCCTGCCTGTAATCAGTAAAGCAGTTGAAGCAGGCGGTGTACATGCTGCCAAGGACCCTACAAGAGGTGGTCTTGCCAATGCTCTGAATGAATGGGCTGAAAAAGCTGGTGTAGATTTAGTTATAGAAGAAGATAGAATACCAATCAGAGAAGAGGTTAAGGCCCTTTCAGAGCTTCTCGGTATTGATGCATTAACAGTTGCCTGTGAAGGCAGAGCTATTCTTGCTGTTTCTCAGGAAAAGGCTGAAGATGTGCTATCTGAAATAAGAAAACTTCCCCAGGGGAGGAATGCTGAGATTATTGGCGAGGCTACTGAGGAAAATTTAAAAAGAGTTATAATGAAAACAGAGGTCGGCGGAAAAAGAATTCTTGAGCGCCCTCTGGCCGACCCTGTTCCAAGGATATGTTGAATCACCTCAGCCCTTTAAGGGCATACTTCAGGTCAAACTTGCCCTGAGGTGTTATTGGAGGTTCGACAATCTGCTGGGGTTCTGGCTCCGGCTCCTGCTTCATCACAACCTTGCTATCTTTATTCATAAACACATCGTCAACTCTCACTATTAAGCTTGCAACCTCTGTTGCAGAAATTATAGCATTCCTCTTAACCGCATAGGAGTCAAATATGTGATGCTCAACAGTATCGCTAACCTTCCTGGTTACAGCATTGAAACCGACATTTGTGAAACCCGCATAATGCCCCCGCCTTATACCTGCAAGTATATCGATAGGATTGATTCCAGCATTTTTTGCTAAAATTTTCGGAATTTCTTCAAGAGCTTCTGCAAATGCTTTAATTGCAAGCTGCTCCTTACCCGGGACTCTTCTTGAAAATATCCTGAGCCTTTCAGCAAGCTCTAATTCCGTGGCACCGCCACCAGGGAGTATTTTTTTATCATATGCTACTCTGCAGAGAACTTCCACAAGCTCTTTCATCTTTCTCACAAGCTCAAGGGCAAGGGTTTCATTCCCAGCTCTTATGAATATAGAAGCTACCCTGTTGGGATATCTGGGTTTCTTTATGTACATTATCTCTTCATTGCCAATTTTGCTCTCTTCAACATAGCCAGCATAGCCGAGAACATCTGGTAAGACCTCATTTACATTGATAAGAACTCTTGCACCTGTTGCCTCTGCAATATGCTGCATTACCTTCTTCTCAACATCCCTCACACCAAGAATTCCAGCCTTTGCCATGAAAAACATGGCCTCTTCAGCTATATTTTTAGAACATAGCACCACATTTGCACCGGATCTGGCTATAACCCCTACAGCAGCCCTCATAACTTTCTTCTTGTATTCAACCACTTCATTCAAACTCTGGACTGAGTTTATATCTAATTTGGTGTGTTTAGGTTTAACCAGGTCAAACTCTCTATCTATAAGCAGAATTCTGGCATTTTTTACCTTTCTGGGCATTGAGGGATGAACCCTTTTTCCCAGGTCAATATAAACTCCATCAAAAACATTACTATTTTTAATGCCACCACCTGTGCGGTAGTTTATATAAATCCTATCTTTATCACCTCTAACAAGATTTACAGCAGCATTTGCCAGAGTTGAAACAAATCTAATATCTGTCTCAGTTATCTTACCTCTGAGCATGGTGAGAGCTATGCTATCAATATCCTTCTGTTCAAGCTCCATAGCTATACTATCAAGAAACTCAAGTGACTTGCTTAGAGCAGTTTTATAGCCAGAAGAGATAATGCCCTGATGTATACCCATATCAACAAGCTCAAGAGCTCTCTTCAGGAGTTCTCCCGCTATTATAACACTTGTTGTTGTGCCGTCACCAAACTCTTTTCCCTGAGTTTTCCCCAGCTCAGCCATCATTTTTGCAGCAGGATGTACAAGCTCCATAAGCTCCAATATTGTGCTTCCGCTGTCAGTTATTACTATATCGCCATCAGTTACAAGCATTTTGTCCATGCCTCTGGGGCCAAGGGTTGATTTAAGACTCTCCGAAACTGCAAGGGCAGCAGTAATATTTGTTTTCAGAGCATTCTTACCTATTTCCCTCTCCTTATTTGTGATTTCTTCAATGTCTCTCGACATCATAAATATAACCTCCTTATGTTGTCAACTTCCTGTATATCTCGGGAAGCTTTCTGGGAAGCTTACTTACATCATCAATAATAATATAGCCAATATCACCAAACATCCTCTGTAGGTAATCTCTTGCTGTATTATCGATAGTTATACAGAAGGGTCTTATATGCTTGCGCTTGGCTTCCATAAGAGCCTTTTTTGTATCTTCAATACCATGTTCACCTTTGTATTCATCAAAATCCTCGGGCTTGCCATCGCTTAGAACTATGAGAAGTTTAATTTTAGCGGGAGTATCTTCTAGAATCTTTGTTAAATGCCTTATTGGTGGGCCCATCCTTGTGTAGTCAAAGGCATCCATTCCTGCTATCCTCTGTTTGACCTCCTCGTTATAATCATCCTCAAATCTCTTGATAATATAGAAGTCACACTTCTTTCTTGTCTTACCAGTGAAACCAAAAATAGCATATTTATCATCAAGAATCTCAAGGGCTTCACACATCAGTACGAGAGCTTCCTTTTCGGTATCTATAACCCAGCCTGTTGTCGAACCGCTTAAATCCACAAGAAAAGCAACTGCAATATCCCTGTCCTTTTTGTCTATTCTCATATAGAGCTTCTCACTTGGCGTAACCCCTGCTTTCATATCTGCATAGGCCTCTATAAAGGCGTCAATATCAATTTCCTCACCATAAGTCTGCCTGAATTGCCGTTTATACTCAGGTCTCAGCATTTCAAACTGCTTTTTAATCATATTAACAAGAGATGAATTCTTTTCAATAGTTTTCTCAACAAACTTGTCGCTACCCTTTTTCATCATCTTTTCTCTGAGGACACACCAGGAAGCTCTATAGCTGGCTATTTTATAATCCCATTCATCATATAGTATTGCCCCGGCAATATCTTCATCGGTAAGTTCAACCTGAAATTCGGTTATCTTTGCCTGAATATTTGCTCTTAGCTTCTTTCCAGCACTATCAAGAACCTTCATGAGCATAGTTGCATCTATTTCACCCAGCTCACCAAGTTTTTTCTCAATCTCCTTTAAAAGTTCATCTTCAAGCTCTTCCGGAACTTCAATACCCATCTTGAAGAGAAAATCAAGAGGTGCACCATAAGATAAAGGGTCGAGAACTTCATTCATATTATGCTGCAGTTCAGAATCTATATCCGGAGGTTTCTCTAACTTCAAATCTTCAATAAGTTTTTTGATATTTTCAGCTATTTCTTTTTTTGTCTCTTTTATTGCTCTTGTCACCTGTTCAGGCTTTATTACTCCCCTGTACTTCAGTATATCCATACCTGTGTAGGGTATTCCAAAGAACTTCTCCTCCATGACCTCATAGATTTCTGCTGTAGTTCTTGCAGAATCCTCAACGTGAGACTTTCCATTTTCAAGAGTCTTTCTCGCTATATTATAAATTTTATCAACAACTGGCTTGAGATGTCCTTTAATCTCGCCCTTGACCTTACCGAAGGTTAAAAGCTGATTGAAAGCTTCAACAACAGCATCTTTATCAGGGAGTTTATCAATACTGATGCGCATCTCCCATTCTTTCTTCAGGATTATGTCCATATCTCTGGCCAAACCCCTGAATTCTTTTCTAAGGTTTCTTTCAACTCTGGCATTTTCAATTATGTTGAATATATCCAGAGCCAGCCTGCTCTCTGGAAATAGATTGATAAAATTCTCAAGACCTTCCTTTTCATAACTGGTTGCTCTCGAGTATCTGGACTCCATATCTTCCACAAGGTCTTTCATTCTGCTTAGCTTCAGGTCAAGACTTCTGTATCGCATCTGAGCATATTTATGGGCAGCTATAACTTTGTAGAACTTGAAGTTAAGGTCATTGTCATCAAAATCACTAATTTCAAAGGGCAGAAAAAGAGTTCTTGTGTCTGTGTAGGAAATACTCTCGGGCTGAATTTTCAGAGTATCTCCGCTGAGCGCTATGATATAGGTTTCAAGTATTCTCGAAACACTTTCATATTCAAGACCATGAGAGTGAATCTTATCAATTGTTTCTCTGGTTATACCTTTGAAAAAGTTTCTCGCAGGAATAACCCCATAATTGTCAGCTACTTCTAAACCCATATCCACCCATTTATTCAGGTCTTCAAGACTGAAGTTTTTGACTGCATCTGAAGCTGTCTTGAAAAAGTGAAAAGCCATTTCTTTATCTCTTCTGGCAAGATTCTCGCCCTGCCTGTAGATTACTGAGAGAATTTCATTATCCAGCTCCATTAATCCTGGAACTGCCTCATCTATACTCTCTATACCTCTTGCATAGTGAAAGCCTGTAAATCTCACCTCCAGAACATCTTCTCCAAAAGATGTCTGACCAAGAATTTTAAAGAGGTTAGAACGTACATCTTCAAAGCTTACCAACCTTTCTCACCCTTAGAAGACTGTAGTTATTAACTCTTTGATTGCTCTGAGCATATCACTGTCATCAGTTATTGGATTTGCCATTGCAACTTCAGCTGCCTGCTGCTCGGAAATCCCACTCCGAATAAGAGTGCCAGCATATATCAGTGCTCTTGTACCGGTACCTTCATCTAACCCTTTATCTTTAAGGTTCCTTATCTTCTCTGCAAGAGTAACAAGATATCCTGCAGTCTCCTTATTTATACCGCTCTCTTTCATAACTATCTCTATTTCAAGCTCCCTGGGAGGGTACTCAAAGTTGAGGCTTATAAACCTCTGTCTTGTAGAGTGCTTCAAATCTTTGAGCACACTCTGATAGCCAGGGTTGTAGCTTATGGATAAAAGAAACTCATCAGGTGCTTTGAGAATCTCACCTCTCTTCTCAATGGGTAAAACTCTTCTGTCGTCAGTCAAAGGATGAATAACAACAGTTGTGTCTTTCCTTGCCTCGACAATTTCATCAAGATAGCATATTGCCCCAACCTTTACAGCCTTTGTTAATGGGCCGTCAATCCATATCGTTTCTCCACCCTTAACGAGATATCTCCCCACGAGGTCACTTGATGTAAGGTCATCGTGGCATGACACGGTTATTAGAGGCCTTTTCAGTTTCCAGGCCATATACTGCATGAATCTTGTCTTTCCGCAACCGGTTGGACCCTTGAGCATTACAGGTAACTTGTTCTTAAAAGCAGCTTCAAAAACTTCTATTTCATTACTAACAGGCATATAATAAGGTTCTTCTGTAACAAAATTCTCCTCAATCTTAATAGCCTCTATACCTTTTCCAGTCATTCCATAACCTCCATTCAAATTTTTTTATAAGTTCAACATCAACAAAATATTTAAGTTTAACTATGGCACCACCTGCTATCTCGCTTATAAGGATACTGATACGGTATAAATAAAAGGCAATTAACCCTCATCAACTGAGGATAAATAAAGGAATCAGACTCATTGTGTTATCATCAACATTAGAGTAAAAACTCCGCAATAGTCTGGTTAATCTAACGCCTGAACTAGCGCCCTTTCGGTTAGGTTACCTCGGGCAATTAGTAGCAGCGGGCTGAACTACTCGCCCGAAGGCTTGCAGCTTACACCCCTGCCCTATCAAACGGGTCTTCTACCCGTGCCCTTGTTCTCAGCAGCCGTTGTCCTCGCGAACCCCGGTTTTCCATCCAGTGTCAACCCGAAGCGCCTTTTATAACACTTTGGACTTACTGAACGTGCTGAGAAATGGCCGTCTCTTTTCGAGGTGGGTTTCGAACTTAGATGCCTTCAGTTCTTATCCCTTGCGGCGTAGCTGCCCTGCATGCCCTGTCGGACAACAGGTAGACCAGAGGCCACGCAGCGCCGTTCCTCTCGTACTAAACGCTGCTTCCCCTCAGACGACCAACACCCCCAACAGTTAAAAACTAACCTGTCTCACGACGGTCTAAACCCAGCTCACGATCCCTTTTAATGGGCGAACAACCCCACCCTTGGAGGCTGCTGCACCTCCAGGGTAGGAAGAGCCGACATCGAAGTAGCAAGCCGCGGGGTCGATGTGAACTCTTGCCCGCGACAACTCAGTTATCCCTGAGGTACCTTTTCTGTTATCACCGGGCCCCATCGAGGAGCACTCGGTGGTTCGTTAGGTCACGCTTTCGCGGCTGGATTCCTTGCTGTGCGGAATCCAGTCAGGCTGGCTTTTGCCCTTACACTCTACACCGGATTTCTGACCCGGTTGAGCCAACCATAGAGCCCCCCTGATATCTTTTCAGGGGGGTGCCGCCCCAGCCAAACTGCCCACCAACCGATGTCCTGCCAAAGCAGTTAGTGATATAGTCGTAGATGGGCAGTGTTCCATTGGCGCCTCCACCTGCCCTGGCGAGCAGGCTTCGATGGCTTCTGCCTACACTCTACATCCACAACCATAACACAACGACAGGCTGCAGTAAAGGTCCACAGGGTCTTCTTTACCCGTTGGGGGTCGCTGGTCTGTGCACCAGCATAACAGGTTCACCGGACCGCAGTCGGGGACAGTAGGGCTCTCGTTCATCCATTCATGCAAGCCGCCAATTAAGCGGCAAGGTATTACGCTACCTTAAGAGGGTCATAGTTACCCCCGCCGTTTACCGGCGCTTCACCCCGTTGAACCGGGGTTTCACGTACCAGCACTGGGCAGGAGTTAGCAACCGTACTCACCCTTACGGGCTTGCGATTACCTATGTTTTTATTAAACAGTCGGAGCCCCCTGGTCACTGCGACCAGCTCTTACACAGAGCTGGCACCCCTTCTACCGAAGATACGGGGCCATTTTGCCGAATTCCCTCGACTGCGTTTCTCCGACGCGCCTTAGGCTTCTCACCCAGAGACACCTGCGTCAGTTCTAGGTACGGACTCTCAGGATCCTTCCTCTTTCCATTTTCACGGGCTCCAAGCTATAAGCCGAAGCCTCTATACAGAGGCCTGTTCACGCTTTCGCCTGGTTCTCACCATTACGGTACTCCCCACGTTTATACGCTTAAACAGGGTGACAGCCCTGCTCGGCTTAGCCCAAAGCGTCTGGAAAAAGGCTCGCGTTGCCGCATGTACCTGAGAGGTACAGGAATATTAACCTGTTTCCCTTTCGAACATGTCAAATTGTGCATGTCCTTAGGACCGACTAACCCTCAGCCTACGATAGTTGCCGAGGAAGCCTCGCCCCTACGGCGGTGGGGATTCTCACCCCACTTTGCTGCTACTACTGGCGGGATTCTCATTCCTGCAAGGTCCACTGGAACTTACGCCCCAGCTTCTACCCTAGCAGGACGCCTTCCTACGAGATAAGCTTGCGCTTCTCTGAGGTATCGGTGGCATGCTTAACCCTGTCGATTTTCAGGGCCCTTGACCTCGGCGGGTGAGCTGTTACGCACTCTTTAAAGGATGGCTGCTTCTAAGCCTACCTCCTCGCTGTCTTAGGCCAAGAACTCCCTTCCTATTTGGCACTTAGCATGCACTTACGGACCTTAACCTCAGGCTGGGTTATTCCCCTTTCGGACATGGAGCTTACCCCCACGCCCTCACTTTGACCTTCTACGGCGTTAGCAGCTTCGGAGTTTGACAGGATGCCGAGGGCTTTCGCCCCCTAAACACCCAATCAGTATCTCTACGTCGCTAACTACCTCCAGTCAAGCTGTGCTTCGACACATTTCGGAAGGAACCAGCCGACACCGGCCTTGATTGGCCTTTCACCCCTAGCCCAAAGTCAACCGAGCGATTTGAATATCAGCACCGGTTCGAGCCTCCACGTGGCTTTCGCCACGCTTCACCCTGCCCTGGGCTAGATCGACCGGTTTCGGGTCCCACAGCCATGACTCCGAGCACTTTCGCACTCCGCCCCTTGCTCATAAAGAGCTGCGGGCCTGTTGGTTTCCCTGCGGCTCCGGAGTTATACTCCTTAACCTCGCCATGACCATAGAGTCCCCGCCCCGTTTTTCAAAACGTATGTAGTGACGCTGGTCCTCTCTCTTCGTACAGGTACCTCACGATACTTTCCTTCAGAGAGACTCTACCCTTTCACGCCACTACGGGCTATAACCACCTGGTTTCAGGCTCTTTTCACCCCCTGTCGGGGGTACTTTTCAGCTTTCCCTCACGGTACTAGTTCACTATCGGTCTCAAAAAGTATTTAGGGTTAGGAGTCGATGCCTCCCATCTTCACACGAGATATCCGACCCGTGCTACTCTCGACATGTCCAGAACCCTTAAACATACGCCTACGGGGCTCTCACCCTCTCAGACGGAGCATTCCATCTCACTTCGGCTTTAGTTTACTAGGGTTCAGCGGACATATCAACACCACATCTCCTACATGTTTCCATGCAGGATTCAGTTTGCCCTGTGCCGCTTTCGATCGCCTTTAATAACGGCATCGCCATTGCTTTCTTTTCCTGCGGGTACTAAGATGCTTCATTCCCCCGCGTTCCCGCTCGTTACCGAGCGCACAGGTTTTGCCTGTGCAGGAGTCCAATTCGGGGATCTCGGGTTCAATGGCTACATGCACCTCGCCCGAGCTTTTCGCAGCTTGTCACGCCCTTCATCGGCTTTTGAGCCGAGCCATCCCCCAGATGGTTTAATGCAACCTAGCCTAATTAGACACTAGTTCAGATTACGCTTAACCAGACCTATGCGGAGCCTCAATGAGCTTATAGCTCTCGGCTTTTCGACCCATAACCTTTCTGATTATGGGCCTCAAAGTATGTATTTGTTAATTGATAACTTTAAATGGACCCACCGGGATTTGAACCCGGGGCCTTCCGGCTGCAAACCGGACGCTCTTCCAGCTGAGCTACGGGCCCTTTCTGTGCAGGTACCCATAGCTTTAACATCAAGAATGTTTTGAATGAGACTCGATAGATTTGGTGCCTGATTAACAAAGCACAGGTTTCAAAGGAGGTGATCCAACTGCAGCTTCCGCTACGGTTACCTTGTTACGACTTAACCCTCCTCGCGTAGCCTAGATTCGAACTGAGCCAATGACCCAGACCTCACCCAAACTACACTCGGGTGGCTTGACGGGCGGTGTGTGCAAGGAGCAGGGACATATTCACCGCGCGATAATGACACGCGATTACTAGGGATTCCGGCTTCACGAGGGCGAGTTACAGCCCTCGATCCGAACTACGACCGGGTTTGGGGATTACCTTCTCCTTTCGGAGTCGGAACCATTTGTCCCGGCCATTGCAGTCCGCGTGTGGCCCAGGGAATTCGGGGCATACTGACCTACCGTCGCCCGCTCCTTCCTCTGACTTAACGCCAGCGGTCCCCCTAGAGTGCCCACCTTTCCCGTAGGAAAGTGCTGGCAACTAGGGGCACGGGTCTCGCTCGTTGCCTGACTTAACAGGACGCCTCACGGTACGAGCTGACGACGGCCATGCACCTCCTCTCGGCTCGTCCGGCAAAGTCATCAGCTTGGCCTTCATCCTGCCGTCGCCCCTGGTGAGATGTCCGGCGTTGAATCCAATTGAACCGCAGACTTCACCCCTTGTGGTGCTCCCCCGCCAATTCCTTTAAGTTTCACTCTTGCGAGCGTACTTCCCAGGCGGCAGGCTTATCGCCTTCGCTTCGGCACTGCACGCCCCCGTAGAGCGTGCAACACCAAGCCTGCAGCGTTTACGGCCAGGACTACCGGGGTATCTAATCCCGTTCGCTCCCCTGGCTTTCGTCCCTCACCGTCGGGCCCGTCCTCGTGGAGAGCCTTCGCCACTGGTGGTCCCCCGAGGATTACAGCATTTCACCGCTACCCCCGGAGTACCCTCCACGTCTTCCGGCCCCAAGCCAAGCAGTATCCCCGCAATTCTTCAGGTTAAGCCTGAAGATTTACACAGGGACTTACCTGGCCGGCTACGGACGCTTTAGGCCCAATAAAAGCGGCCACCACTCGAGCTGCCGGTGTTACCGCGGCGGCTGGCACCGGTCTTACCCAGCTCTTATTCGTGGAGCTGGTTAAACTCCACAAAAGCTCCTGCAGTACAGGAGCACTTGGGATCCCCCCGTCGCTCTTGCGAGCATTGCGAAGTTTTCGCGCCTGCTGCGCCCCGTAGGGCCTGGGGCCGTGTCTCAGCCCCCATCTCCGGGCTACAGCTCTCACTGCCCGTACCGATCGCTGGCTTGGTGGTCTGTTACACCACTAACAACCTAATCGGACGCAGGCTCATCCTCGGGCGCCGGAGCTTTGGGCGATGTATCCTTCCAGACCACATCACCTATCAGTTATTAGCCCCAGTTTCCCGGGGTTATCCCTGACCTGAGGGTAGATTACCCACGTGTTACTGAGCCGTCCGCCCCTCGCTCAAGCTCCGAAAAGCTCGAGCTCGGTCGACTCGCATGGCTTAGGCGAATCCCAATAGCAGTGGCCTCCGGCAGGATCAACCGGTATTGAGCAGGCACGTGCCTGCTTAGGAATTGACAATAGCATTATTAACCAGGTTTCACCACTATCGAGCCTCAGTCAGACTCAAACTATCAATTTGAGCCTCCATGATTATCATTGGCCATACGGCCTCCTAATATTGCATTACTTGGAATCAGCCCTGACAATTCAGGGCAGTCACCATATAATGCATTCCTATATATTATGGAAACATTAACTTCTTACACCAAATTCTATAAAAATCCGGTGTTTTACTGTGCTGGTATTGCCATGTGCAACCAATCTTGTAAGCCACACAGGTTAGCGTTTTAGGGGTGTAGAATCGCAAGTATAAAAGATACTGAATCAGTCATGAGAGTTATCCATACCATCATCTTTTTATCCTATCCATCCAAA contains these protein-coding regions:
- the hypE gene encoding hydrogenase isoenzymes formation protein HypE: MEITNAHGAGGKIMEDFIKEFVLGSFESSSLGSVNLEDLDDGASITLENYEVVVTSDSHTVKPLFFPGGDIGKLAACGTINDLAVMGAKPIALSCNLVIEEGFSSNKLGKILDSMNRVVRQNNAFVICGDTKVIEKGRVDKLIVATTGIGIAPKNKVLADSCVKPGDKIIVSGTVGDHGIALLSYREGFTTDLISDVGSVLPVISKAVEAGGVHAAKDPTRGGLANALNEWAEKAGVDLVIEEDRIPIREEVKALSELLGIDALTVACEGRAILAVSQEKAEDVLSEIRKLPQGRNAEIIGEATEENLKRVIMKTEVGGKRILERPLADPVPRIC
- the spsI_1 gene encoding bifunctional IPC transferase and DIPP synthase yields the protein MELKYPLTYYVYRRFSVPIAKLLIPTGISPSTITLISTFIGFLAAYMIATGEAIYGVVLLLISQILDCTDGDLARLSGRITKKGAYLDRVLDRFVDVALIIALIALNPAYWFVGTLAIAGTFLVSVTRIMAEAVGAECQVGIATRDFRILAIVIGVLLGQIYYLLIFLSAFGFITVFHRMMYSMKQM
- the groL2 gene encoding 60 kDa chaperonin 2; translated protein: MMSRDIEEITNKEREIGKNALKTNITAALAVSESLKSTLGPRGMDKMLVTDGDIVITDSGSTILELMELVHPAAKMMAELGKTQGKEFGDGTTTSVIIAGELLKRALELVDMGIHQGIISSGYKTALSKSLEFLDSIAMELEQKDIDSIALTMLRGKITETDIRFVSTLANAAVNLVRGDKDRIYINYRTGGGIKNSNVFDGVYIDLGKRVHPSMPRKVKNARILLIDREFDLVKPKHTKLDINSVQSLNEVVEYKKKVMRAAVGVIARSGANVVLCSKNIAEEAMFFMAKAGILGVRDVEKKVMQHIAEATGARVLINVNEVLPDVLGYAGYVEESKIGNEEIMYIKKPRYPNRVASIFIRAGNETLALELVRKMKELVEVLCRVAYDKKILPGGGATELELAERLRIFSRRVPGKEQLAIKAFAEALEEIPKILAKNAGINPIDILAGIRRGHYAGFTNVGFNAVTRKVSDTVEHHIFDSYAVKRNAIISATEVASLIVRVDDVFMNKDSKVVMKQEPEPEPQQIVEPPITPQGKFDLKYALKGLR
- the egsA_2 gene encoding glycerol-1-phosphate dehydrogenase [NAD(P)+], translating into MILKHFKQILLPVDVRIHRNALENISKAVNRYDLKNVVVVTGIKTNEIAGITVEKLLTSSGECRTNKFIVKTASREAAKKIEQEIRGDFGDYDAVFGVGGGKILDVAKVVAYHSNSLLINVPTNAAHDGIASPLASFKEKGMPISIKAASPISIIADLDIIRKSPVRLLRSGYGDLVSNLVEVKDWLLGVQKIDEDYDEIVASISTMPAMLLLRSAKELDFRDFDYLKLLVRGLILGGLAITMYGTSRPVSGSAHKFSHALDYLRYGKGTHGEQVGIGTIIMEYLHQHYYGKGDWELIKYSLEKILAPTTAREIGLTKEQMIEALMHAKNIRPSRYTILEDQNPSRKDFEICLEKTGITK
- the rmlA1 gene encoding glucose-1-phosphate thymidylyltransferase 1: MRSLITKNIIVVHSEHLKVKVMKAVVLAAEIGNRMENYTENTPKTLIHVGKKPIISYILESFASNGIKEVIIVTGFQEEKIRKLVGDGSSWGLRVEYVHNRKFDTTNNIYRVLGINDISS